The Culex pipiens pallens isolate TS chromosome 2, TS_CPP_V2, whole genome shotgun sequence DNA window TACGGATGCGACGGGTGGGGGAAACGAAACTTGGCGATCGACGATCGCGACCGTTCGGGGACGGGGTTTGTTGGTGGGACCACGTTGGAGCAGCTGTTCGAGCTTGGATTTGAACACTTCGCGAGGGTTGGCCGAGGGATCGGGGTCGTCCTCGGTGGCTTCGGGAGTTTTGGTGTCGACAGCTGGCGGGGTTTGGGTGAGCTTGCGAAGGGTCACTTCGCTGTACCCTGAGGTATTGATGGTTGGCGAGTGGAGTAGCGAGGGTCGTGGGGTTTTGGATTTCCCGAGGGTGCTGTACAGTACGGGGTCGAATTTGGGGGCTTCGGGAACGGGACTTCGCGGTGGGATTGGCGAGGTGACCTTGACCAGTTCGCTGTCAGGCTTGAGCGTGTTGTACACGACTTGGTCAAACTTTGGCGCCGGAGGTACGGAACCCTGGGGAGAGTGTTCCGCGGTGTCGGTTTCACTTTCGTTTGTGGCAGTGCTGTTGTCCAGGAGGATAACAAAGTTTGGCTCGCTGCTACTTTTCTGCAGCTTTGGACTGTCCGAACCGTCTTCTTCGGTTAGGTTTGTGGGACTTTTTCGTTTGAGTGGAGGTTGCTTGGGATTTACTAGCAGAGTGCTCAACCGATTTATGAACTGTTTCTGCTTTTGACTGTCCAATCGGTTGTAGTGGACATCTTCTTCGGTTGAGTTCAGGCTTTCCGCGTCTTCATCCTGACCAACCACGAAGGCCGCTCTTGGGCGAATGGGGGGAGGTTCAACGGTTTCTTCAACCGgaggttgattttgagcagcaTTTGCCGCCACTTCCGCGAAGATCTCTTCTACCAGCATTGAAATCTCATCCTCTCGATGGATATCGGCGATCACGGATTGCTCACGGAACACTGGACTTGCCAGCGATTCGTCGTCCAGCGACGGGTAAGTGTGCTCGTTCTTTTCTTCATCGTCCAAGATGTCATCGAGAATTGCAATAGCTTTATTGGTTTCTTCACTAGATCTATCCGACTCCTTCTCGTTTACATCCTCTACAAAGTATGCCTTCCCACTAGGTTCCACCTTCTCCGTTACCAAATCGGCCATCTCGGAAACTGCTACAATCTCATCAATACTACTCTTCGGTGACGGAGTCCTTGATTTCGCCCTGCCCTGCAGAACATCCTCATCCTTTCCGCCCACCTCCTTATCAACCCCACCCAGCGGGATCAACTTCAGTCCCTTCTCATCACCGTTGATCGCGTTGCTCAAGTTCTTCGAGTAATACCCGTTGGCCGTAACGGTCGACGTTTCGCTACCATGCTCAAACCCCCCATTCTCGATACCCTCCGAGGTACAGACGTCGCCATTCTCACCCACCCGAGGCTCTTCCTCGAACTGCTCTACACTACCACGACAACAGGCACACGCCAGGTACATGGGAAGACCTGAGTTACAGGGGGAGGGGGACAGGGATTAGTTTCATGCAGCATGCACTACCTCTACTACCGCGTACTACTGGATTAAGAGGGAGGGGGGTTCTTCTACGCAAGTATTAGTAAAAGCCCAAACAACTCACCGATTCCCATCCAGATACCGAAGCGGATCCAAGTGTACACGTCCAGCATCAACATCAGGTAGATGTTGACGAATATGCTGATGGCGGGCAGCAGCGGGACCATCGGAACGCGAAAGGGGGCCTCGCCGGATTCGCGCGGTTGAACGGACATGAGCAGGAGCACGAGCAGCATCACCGACAGGAGCGTGCCGGCCAGGGTGAGGGCCCACGGTTCCAGGTCGTAGAGCGCCTGCTTGGCGTAGTAGATGGTGAGGGCTAGCGCGAGCGAAACGAGACCTGGCAAGAAAGGGTTGAGTTGTTATGATAATTACAAcaatataaaaaagttaaatacaacatttttaacactttttgctACACCCTAGACAATTAAAAATCGGTGAAAGTTTGCTGAACAAACAaggaagttttaaaaaattggtaaaTACGAAAATATTTGCTCTTTTCCAGCGAAATTTAGGAATATTAAGAGGCAattaaagaaacaaaaatacTCACAATATAGTGTCACCAGAATTCCAACTACATTGGATGATATACGAGTTGGCTCCTTCATACACCCGGCCGAGAACAGTTGCTTCATGAAGGCAGACCCGGTCAGCCGATTGCCGGATTTGAGTAGATTCGAGTTTTCGTACGCCTGCTTGCTGGTCGACGGGATCGTGTTGTTCTTTGGTTCTTCCgaaaatcttttgaaagaatggtTAGGATTATTTGTTAGGGTTTAGATCACGAAGACAGTTAAGGTGCATTACCTGAGAATGAGAATTGAGATCGCTACCGCGGTGTACGCCGTCAGCGTACCGATCGACAGCATATTGACTAGAGCTTTCAAATCGAACAATCCGGCCATCGTCCCGGTGAGCAGGGCGGCACACATCGTTCCAAACACTGGCGTTTTAAACTTGGGACTGACATCGCCAAGCGCTTTGAATATCAACCCATCCTGGGCCATCGCGTAGATAATCCTAGGCTGGGGGAACATGGCCCCAAACAGGCTGGCCACGAGGCCAATAATACCTCCGATGGCCACCGTCCACTTGGCAAAGTTCCAACCGATTTCGTTGAACACGAACGGCAGCGGCGCGTTGACGTCCTGCTTGTAGTACGGCCACATCAGCGTCAGCACGGTCGAAACCCCAAAGTACGCCAGGAAGATCGTGCACAACGAGAGCAGAATCGCCCTCGGGATTGCTTTCCGCGGATTTTTGACCTCCTCACCGGTAGTGGCTATACAGTCGAAGCCGACAAACCCGAAGAAACACGTGGCCGCTCCGCGCAGCGTTCCCTCAAATCCAAACGGGAAGAAACCTCCCTCGCCAACGTTGTATATCGAGGACACGTTCGCCGGGTTGATGTTCCAGTTGGAGATGTCCGCGTTGATCGCTCCGGCGATTATCACAAACAGAACAATAAAGATGTTCAGAACCGTGAACAGGTTGTTCACCATGGTCGATTTCTTCAGCCCAAACGCAAGTGCGACTGTGAAGCAATAATATCTTCAGCTTAAACCCATCAAACAATTACCAGTCCCCCCCACAAACTTACCTCCAAGCAAGATCGCCACGGTGAACCCGAAGAAATCGAAATAGCTGGACATAAAGTCCCACTCCATGGGGGCGACCTCACGGAAGTGCAGCTTCATCGTATCGTTCGCTAGCGTGTCGATGTACAAACTCAACCCTCGGGAAACGCTCGCCGAACCGATGATATACTCTAGCATCAGGTTCCACCCTATGATGAACGCCATGAACTCGCCGATGCACACGTAGCTGTAGATGTACGCCGAGCCCGATTTGGGCACTCGTGCTCCGAATTCTGCATAGCAAAGGCCTGCGGAAGAAGGTGAGaagaaaataatgttattaaaaaacaGATCGAAAATCATTCCCGTTCCGAATTGACTTTTTTCCAAGaaattcgagtaattgaatctggccaaaatataaaaaatgcacATAGATTTTATATCAAGCTGAACACTGTTCTGTTCACATTAACtatttgaatcatttttcaGTACATATAAATTTTTGCAACTTCCACTTCTaacttatttaaatttgtaGAACAGTTGAAATGCAAGTGAGCAATCAATAGATTTCAACATGTTTgagttaatttaaaatcattatttccgcaaaacaaaaatatgttcgttaaaacttagattttttgaaaacttgagatTGTTTATCGACTGTGTATCGTGCATTTTTCATgccttttttattgaaatgttaaaaatcaggctcaatttttatttttatttttgttcaaagacaatcttgtaggaaattggacaagCTTTCTGAATAAATACACTGAAGAAAAACTCATGCTACTTCTATGAGATGTcacgttttttttcgttcaaattttttgaggaaatagcctaagatgttacaaaaagactcacaaaaactGATATGTCTCTccaaaaaacattacaaaaattatgtactaaaactattatttttttgaaaagccgtctaaacgtcaaaataaatttaaaaaaagatattgggaatcgattttccagacaattttacataaaggtcTCCTTTCAATCtaatgttcatattgaacttatCAGCTTGTCTGttaatttcatgtcaaggtttaattcagataatatttttttctgaagtaTTCACAACTGCTTGTATGttgagcaacaaaaattacgaaattatggaatgaatttttaactttttttacgattttttttcatatcatTTCATTTCTTCCGGCCAAGATCGAAATTgagattattttaaacatttttcaaaaagggttgttcgagaagaatttgtttaaaagtattcgagGAATTAATTTATGTAATCAATTTATGAAGTACGttagctaccaagggcgtaagagggttaaatatggaaaaaaatatcgtttaatttcaaccacttttacacttattttaatctaattaatttattaggccatataaccatataactaaaatcataccataaatggaaccatgaaaaatctttaaaaaaacagcttcgtatcatatgaaatttacccaaagaatgcaaacatattccaaaaactcgcttcaaatatttcaaaactttgagttgttaaTTCaagaaatagtgtttcaagttaaatagtgctagaaattagatttttaaggcaaattcaatgattatctatttatttataataagtAATTTGCCATGGGAAACATTAtatctgcatgattttttttcatttcaattttatggccactgagacaaatttaaaagcaattttatttttgtggaGCATAGtttttcactgtccaaacactttgattaaaaaaatacttctcaacaaaaaatgccaataattttttttgatttggtacaatttgaaaaacagcataaaaaattagattttttttcaaattgcttgattttttacGCCATTTATTGATCCTcgcactcattttgaccattaaagttgcttttctatacaattctgttgcaaaatattaatcataaactggatcagaataattttcgttaaatttcaaaattcccgggaattccctggatttcccgggaaatttgttgaaaatatcccgtttcccgggaattttgtaaccccggtaAATTGGACACTCTacaccacactgaaaaaatatcctaTTTTCAGTTACGAGCAAAATATTCAAGCTTATATATGTGAGCCCATACATTCTATTCAAATGCTAGAGcggatgatttattttttatgatacattaaataaaaaaaatgtttactatttttattacttttaatttgcatttgttTATAATTCCTAGAGAAAAGATTTCCAACAgtcatgttcaaacaattttcaaacttttaattatCTTCCATGGGTTGTTCTCCACCAACTCAAACAGCagctgccccgacccctctttgatttccGCTCTACTTTGCTCTAGATCAAAATTCCGAATAAAACGTATTTTCACCAAAAAACGCTGCCGTTTACAGTTACTCCAGTTATTACAAATCgggagacatgtcattttatggtaaatttaaaagatttttcgaatttgcaataacccggaaaagttattttttcctattgaaccaattattcaaagttttacttctaaaacaaaatcgtttgcttttgaaagtatgagTTTCGGCaagttcagcaaattttgcaAACCCTTTGAACGTTTGTTGTGGCTTGTGCACTGCTGATAATGTGGGGATTTTTCGGATTCGTGAccagtagggtggtccaaatccgggcttcctCGGGGCTACCTgctaaaatcaaagattgacccataactaggctaaattccaaatttgagctcatccacgggaacccctccctcaaatcgcttgaagtttgtatggtaaaattctcaaaatgtatggagaaaggcAACTGTgtcagttttttacctgtggaaggcgtaATAACCTGTAATAACTATTCAATTTTTACCAAT harbors:
- the LOC120426856 gene encoding cationic amino acid transporter 2-like isoform X2; amino-acid sequence: MSGPSYWKILTRRKALTIDNDDDSGSGGSQGKLGRILNTFDLTALGVGATLGVGVYVLAGHVSKDQAGPSVVLSFLIAAAASFLAGLCYAEFGARVPKSGSAYIYSYVCIGEFMAFIIGWNLMLEYIIGSASVSRGLSLYIDTLANDTMKLHFREVAPMEWDFMSSYFDFFGFTVAILLGVALAFGLKKSTMVNNLFTVLNIFIVLFVIIAGAINADISNWNINPANVSSIYNVGEGGFFPFGFEGTLRGAATCFFGFVGFDCIATTGEEVKNPRKAIPRAILLSLCTIFLAYFGVSTVLTLMWPYYKQDVNAPLPFVFNEIGWNFAKWTVAIGGIIGLVASLFGAMFPQPRIIYAMAQDGLIFKALGDVSPKFKTPVFGTMCAALLTGTMAGLFDLKALVNMLSIGTLTAYTAVAISILILRFSEEPKNNTIPSTSKQAYENSNLLKSGNRLTGSAFMKQLFSAGCMKEPTRISSNVVGILVTLYCLVSLALALTIYYAKQALYDLEPWALTLAGTLLSVMLLVLLLMSVQPRESGEAPFRVPMVPLLPAISIFVNIYLMLMLDVYTWIRFGIWMGIGLVLYAFYGFRNSYREVFASESGWTKIKYVR
- the LOC120426856 gene encoding cationic amino acid transporter 2-like isoform X1, which codes for MSGPSYWKILTRRKALTIDNDDDSGSGGSQGKLGRILNTFDLTALGVGATLGVGVYVLAGHVSKDQAGPSVVLSFLIAAAASFLAGLCYAEFGARVPKSGSAYIYSYVCIGEFMAFIIGWNLMLEYIIGSASVSRGLSLYIDTLANDTMKLHFREVAPMEWDFMSSYFDFFGFTVAILLGVALAFGLKKSTMVNNLFTVLNIFIVLFVIIAGAINADISNWNINPANVSSIYNVGEGGFFPFGFEGTLRGAATCFFGFVGFDCIATTGEEVKNPRKAIPRAILLSLCTIFLAYFGVSTVLTLMWPYYKQDVNAPLPFVFNEIGWNFAKWTVAIGGIIGLVASLFGAMFPQPRIIYAMAQDGLIFKALGDVSPKFKTPVFGTMCAALLTGTMAGLFDLKALVNMLSIGTLTAYTAVAISILILRFSEEPKNNTIPSTSKQAYENSNLLKSGNRLTGSAFMKQLFSAGCMKEPTRISSNVVGILVTLYCLVSLALALTIYYAKQALYDLEPWALTLAGTLLSVMLLVLLLMSVQPRESGEAPFRVPMVPLLPAISIFVNIYLMLMLDVYTWIRFGIWMGIGLPMYLACACCRGSVEQFEEEPRVGENGDVCTSEGIENGGFEHGSETSTVTANGYYSKNLSNAINGDEKGLKLIPLGGVDKEVGGKDEDVLQGRAKSRTPSPKSSIDEIVAVSEMADLVTEKVEPSGKAYFVEDVNEKESDRSSEETNKAIAILDDILDDEEKNEHTYPSLDDESLASPVFREQSVIADIHREDEISMLVEEIFAEVAANAAQNQPPVEETVEPPPIRPRAAFVVGQDEDAESLNSTEEDVHYNRLDSQKQKQFINRLSTLLVNPKQPPLKRKSPTNLTEEDGSDSPKLQKSSSEPNFVILLDNSTATNESETDTAEHSPQGSVPPAPKFDQVVYNTLKPDSELVKVTSPIPPRSPVPEAPKFDPVLYSTLGKSKTPRPSLLHSPTINTSGYSEVTLRKLTQTPPAVDTKTPEATEDDPDPSANPREVFKSKLEQLLQRGPTNKPRPRTVAIVDRQVSFPPPVASVTPTQPAPPPSTVTPQQPTEVTSPTANLTTLRPFDTKKKQKLLFDDVIKAITPETRPSVIRSSLEHRMSFTEFKNGLKKTVPPKQYLPNA